One Sphingobacteruim zhuxiongii DNA window includes the following coding sequences:
- a CDS encoding S8 family peptidase: protein MHKTNKLLCYLAFGILPTLGFAQEKQDKDAPPANWYNLDFQKDGVMGISTEKAYELLKGRKSTPVVVAVLDSGVDIKHEDLKDVLWTNPKEIPGNGKDDDGNGYIDDIHGWNFLGNANGENVVYDNLEVTRLIRLYEPKYISVLPTTPLSEKERREFVAYQKMITEYTSKMDEAQFGKLNYVRLKEEFDSILKGLNKEPKDITKADLDNLQTTSDRQKMAIRIAKKEMDKTSFEKFYEDLKEGATYFADQVDYHLNKEYDSRKIIGDNYDDATERNYGNSQVTGPDAEHGTHVAGIIGAKRNNKVGVNGVADNIQIMTVRNVPNGDERDKDVANAIRYAVDNGARVINMSFGKGYVYNKKTVDEAIKYAATKDVLLVHAAGNDSKDNDIVKNYPMKYYTDSLDAVVGEAKNWITVGATGWKVDGDLLAEFSNYGYRSVDVFAPGVKINSTVPGSKYKDQQGTSMASPVVAGLAALIRSYYPELSAEQVKDVILKSVTKVDQKVKIKSETGSKRVYLDEISVSGGIVNAYKAVVEANKLSPKKK, encoded by the coding sequence ATGCATAAAACGAATAAACTATTATGCTATTTGGCTTTCGGTATATTACCAACATTAGGTTTTGCTCAAGAAAAGCAAGATAAGGATGCGCCTCCGGCAAATTGGTACAACCTTGATTTCCAAAAAGACGGTGTCATGGGAATTAGCACAGAAAAAGCATATGAACTATTAAAAGGTCGAAAATCGACTCCTGTTGTCGTGGCTGTATTGGATAGTGGGGTTGATATCAAGCATGAGGATTTAAAAGATGTACTTTGGACAAATCCGAAGGAAATTCCAGGCAATGGCAAAGACGATGACGGTAATGGTTATATCGATGATATACACGGCTGGAACTTTTTAGGAAATGCTAATGGAGAAAACGTTGTTTATGACAATCTCGAAGTAACCCGTTTAATTCGATTATACGAGCCGAAATATATTTCTGTCCTACCCACTACTCCGCTTTCAGAAAAAGAACGTCGGGAGTTTGTAGCTTACCAGAAGATGATTACCGAATATACATCGAAGATGGATGAAGCACAATTCGGCAAGTTGAATTATGTTCGTTTGAAGGAAGAGTTTGATAGCATTCTCAAGGGATTGAATAAAGAGCCTAAGGATATTACTAAGGCAGACTTAGACAATCTACAGACAACTTCTGATCGTCAAAAAATGGCTATTCGCATCGCGAAAAAAGAAATGGATAAAACTTCATTTGAAAAGTTCTATGAGGATTTAAAGGAAGGTGCGACCTATTTCGCTGATCAAGTAGACTATCATTTGAACAAAGAATATGATTCTAGAAAAATCATTGGTGACAATTATGATGACGCAACTGAACGTAACTATGGCAATAGCCAAGTCACTGGCCCTGATGCTGAACATGGCACCCACGTTGCGGGAATTATTGGTGCGAAGAGAAACAATAAAGTCGGGGTAAATGGTGTCGCAGACAACATCCAAATCATGACCGTTCGCAATGTCCCTAATGGTGATGAACGTGATAAAGATGTAGCGAATGCAATACGTTATGCCGTGGATAATGGTGCTCGCGTGATCAATATGAGTTTTGGTAAAGGGTATGTTTACAATAAGAAAACAGTAGATGAAGCAATTAAATACGCTGCTACTAAAGATGTTCTATTAGTACATGCTGCGGGTAATGACTCAAAGGATAATGATATCGTTAAGAATTACCCTATGAAATATTATACCGATAGCCTTGATGCTGTCGTGGGCGAAGCTAAGAATTGGATTACCGTAGGCGCTACGGGTTGGAAAGTCGATGGTGATCTATTAGCAGAATTTTCGAATTACGGCTATCGTAGTGTGGACGTCTTCGCTCCAGGCGTAAAAATAAATTCAACTGTCCCTGGTTCAAAGTACAAAGACCAACAAGGTACCAGTATGGCTTCGCCGGTTGTGGCAGGTCTTGCTGCGTTAATTCGCTCTTATTACCCGGAACTTTCAGCTGAACAGGTTAAAGATGTTATCTTGAAAAGTGTAACAAAAGTTGATCAAAAAGTAAAAATTAAGAGTGAAACAGGTTCAAAACGTGTTTATCTAGATGAGATAAGTGTTAGTGGAGGCATTGTAAATGCATACAAAGCCGTGGTAGAAGCTAACAAACTATCTCCAAAGAAAAAGTAA
- a CDS encoding TolC family protein, whose product MRIVAVISFIIGLVSTTQAQGLLTVREAVETALENNFEIKLSQNDLRVAKENVTYGNAGMLPAVTGNFSQNNNLQNSTQTQASGEKRSLKNAKNNSMNYGVSVGWTIFDGLAMFSRYDLLKENEKLSDLELKRTVLDKVSEVISTYFTIVEQNNLLQAIDSSITISKERLQTAENRFSIGKASKLEVLNVQVNMNEDESNRLKQANIVRNLKITLNSLMARDLSIIFDVEPDVEYDDTLILDELMQKAKKHNPDLQLIAINKRMAELELKRVRAARYPTVRLNTGYNFSETESSLGFVSQSNARGLNYGVTASVNIFDGFNQRRNERVAKIQIESSDLLIEQQNLTINTAIATAFQTYQTNLSLARLEETNEQIARQNLNITLEKYKIGTISAVEFRDAQENFINAVSRFNSSKLQAKLSELQLKEIIGNIDLN is encoded by the coding sequence ATGAGAATAGTTGCTGTCATTTCCTTTATTATTGGCTTGGTTTCAACAACCCAAGCACAGGGATTGTTGACTGTTAGGGAAGCTGTAGAAACTGCATTGGAGAACAATTTTGAAATCAAGCTCTCGCAAAATGACTTACGTGTCGCTAAGGAAAATGTCACTTACGGAAATGCAGGCATGTTGCCAGCTGTAACTGGGAATTTTTCTCAAAATAACAATCTTCAGAATTCGACGCAAACTCAAGCTTCTGGAGAGAAGCGGTCTTTGAAAAACGCGAAGAACAACAGTATGAATTATGGCGTAAGTGTGGGGTGGACTATTTTCGATGGGCTAGCAATGTTTTCTCGTTATGATTTATTAAAGGAGAATGAAAAGCTTAGTGACTTAGAATTGAAACGCACAGTTTTAGATAAAGTTTCTGAAGTTATTTCTACTTATTTCACTATCGTTGAACAGAATAATTTATTACAGGCAATAGATTCTAGTATAACGATCTCGAAGGAACGTCTTCAAACCGCTGAGAATAGATTTTCTATCGGAAAAGCATCCAAGCTGGAGGTTTTAAATGTACAGGTGAACATGAATGAAGATGAATCCAATCGATTGAAACAGGCCAATATTGTTAGGAACTTAAAGATCACGCTGAATAGTTTGATGGCGCGGGATTTAAGTATCATATTCGATGTTGAACCCGATGTAGAATACGATGATACGCTTATTTTAGACGAGCTAATGCAGAAAGCGAAGAAGCATAATCCAGATCTTCAACTCATTGCGATTAATAAACGTATGGCAGAATTGGAGTTAAAGCGTGTCAGAGCCGCTAGATATCCGACTGTTCGTTTAAATACAGGTTATAATTTCTCTGAAACGGAGTCGAGTCTAGGATTTGTGTCGCAATCCAACGCGCGCGGTTTAAACTATGGTGTGACAGCCTCTGTGAATATATTTGATGGTTTTAATCAGCGGAGAAACGAACGCGTTGCAAAGATTCAGATCGAAAGTTCCGATCTTCTTATTGAACAGCAAAATTTGACTATAAATACTGCGATTGCAACTGCGTTTCAAACGTATCAAACCAATCTATCGCTTGCACGACTGGAGGAAACCAACGAGCAAATTGCGCGACAGAACTTGAATATTACCTTAGAGAAATATAAAATTGGAACGATATCCGCGGTAGAATTTCGCGATGCCCAGGAGAACTTTATAAATGCAGTGTCGCGTTTTAATTCTTCAAAATTGCAAGCCAAGCTTTCCGAGTTGCAACTAAAAGAGATTATTGGAAATATTGATCTAAACTAA